The Buttiauxella selenatireducens genome has a window encoding:
- a CDS encoding pilus assembly protein, which translates to MMFATWQIGLDIQHTSMRAVAVQRQRQGWQLRHWWQLPLPEGTFRDGLLMNTEAFANALLDWRKELPVRHQLRVSFPTQRTLQRPIPAPDKRLAEPASDAYIASTTARQLQMTPAQLCWDYLASQDVADPYLIVAARQTDVAALIKSLAVVKLFPATLTPGASALPALTAPCHLEKCEYLVHREEHHWLWASTETTPRWGWADTHVVPTISDLCQQLKTEPEKVALSFAQPESQPVGVLPLDAWSALSRLQPPLPRHGGVFTVAIGLAIGRVSR; encoded by the coding sequence ATGATGTTCGCAACCTGGCAAATAGGCCTGGATATTCAACATACAAGCATGCGTGCGGTGGCGGTTCAACGCCAACGGCAAGGGTGGCAGCTTCGGCATTGGTGGCAACTTCCTTTGCCCGAAGGAACCTTTCGCGATGGTTTGTTAATGAATACGGAAGCATTCGCTAACGCTTTGCTGGACTGGCGAAAAGAATTGCCGGTGCGCCATCAATTGCGTGTCTCTTTTCCAACCCAGCGAACATTGCAACGCCCCATTCCCGCGCCTGACAAACGTCTGGCTGAGCCTGCAAGTGACGCGTATATCGCATCAACAACCGCCCGGCAGCTGCAAATGACACCCGCTCAATTGTGCTGGGATTATTTAGCGTCACAAGATGTTGCTGACCCGTATTTGATAGTAGCTGCGCGTCAGACAGATGTCGCTGCGTTGATAAAAAGTCTGGCAGTGGTAAAGCTTTTTCCGGCAACTCTGACCCCTGGCGCGAGTGCATTGCCAGCGCTTACTGCGCCCTGTCATTTAGAGAAATGCGAGTATTTGGTGCATCGCGAAGAGCATCACTGGTTATGGGCTTCAACCGAAACCACGCCACGTTGGGGATGGGCTGATACCCATGTCGTACCCACGATTAGCGATTTGTGCCAGCAACTTAAAACCGAGCCGGAGAAGGTGGCGCTGAGTTTCGCGCAGCCCGAGTCACAGCCGGTGGGGGTTTTACCATTGGATGCGTGGTCCGCACTTTCACGCTTGCAACCGCCGTTGCCACGTCATGGTGGAGTATTTACGGTTGCGATAGGGCTGGCCATTGGCAGGGTGTCCCGATGA
- a CDS encoding PilN domain-containing protein, with the protein MSALINLLPWRQTLRQQKVRRWSVLLALVLILVPLIAFAGQQLTAWKVSQHQTQSEYLANTLPALETLYQQRLGFEEQQRKLLQLQQIRDVQQRAVQIWEQRLVRLAEGLPAGSWLSSLTLQNGRFELKGHATDLDDMHRLEKVLAQLDGVAAVQAGAVQHEAQGGYGFGVTLMLSEVENARVH; encoded by the coding sequence ATGAGCGCGTTGATTAATTTGTTGCCATGGCGCCAGACGCTGCGCCAGCAGAAGGTGCGCCGTTGGAGTGTTTTACTTGCTCTGGTTTTAATACTCGTGCCCCTCATAGCTTTTGCCGGGCAGCAGTTAACGGCATGGAAAGTCAGTCAGCACCAGACTCAAAGTGAATACCTCGCAAATACACTCCCCGCATTAGAGACCCTTTATCAGCAACGGCTGGGGTTCGAAGAGCAGCAAAGAAAACTCCTGCAGTTGCAGCAAATTCGTGATGTGCAGCAACGGGCTGTGCAAATTTGGGAGCAGCGATTGGTTCGGCTGGCAGAGGGGTTGCCTGCCGGTTCCTGGCTGTCCTCACTGACCCTGCAAAATGGGCGATTTGAGCTCAAGGGGCATGCAACGGATCTGGATGATATGCACAGGCTGGAAAAGGTACTCGCGCAGCTTGACGGTGTTGCTGCCGTTCAGGCAGGCGCGGTTCAGCATGAAGCACAAGGTGGATACGGCTTCGGTGTCACACTCATGCTTTCAGAGGTGGAAAATGCACGGGTTCATTGA
- a CDS encoding HofO family protein — protein sequence MHGFIERWLSGARWIRIATFTCITSMAALASGLFLILPQNSQIQQLQAHCEQMSQQLARLRHKIQQLAELKQPVSPLKAPLFSVTDFVSQAGGQLVKWQPDDKGAVLNMLVPWEKLPGLFIRLAEYRVVANHSFTITAQGELLSLVMAMEFADEP from the coding sequence ATGCACGGGTTCATTGAGCGCTGGCTAAGTGGGGCGCGTTGGATACGCATTGCAACGTTTACCTGCATAACAAGCATGGCGGCGCTTGCCTCTGGGCTGTTTCTGATACTGCCGCAGAACTCTCAGATTCAACAGCTGCAAGCGCACTGCGAGCAAATGAGTCAACAGCTGGCGCGGTTAAGACACAAAATCCAGCAGTTGGCTGAACTTAAACAACCTGTTTCGCCATTGAAGGCACCGCTGTTTTCCGTGACGGACTTTGTCAGTCAAGCGGGAGGACAGCTAGTGAAGTGGCAGCCTGACGATAAAGGCGCAGTGCTGAACATGCTGGTTCCATGGGAGAAACTACCGGGATTATTCATACGGCTTGCCGAATATCGTGTTGTGGCAAACCACTCGTTCACCATCACGGCGCAAGGGGAGTTGCTCAGTCTGGTGATGGCTATGGAGTTCGCTGATGAACCGTAG
- the pilQ gene encoding type IV pilus secretin PilQ yields MQWMRGLLLILVLPFASQADKGISLVLDDVPITQVLQALAEAQRVNLLIAPGVEGVLSLNLVNVPWKQAFQLVLNSAELSQQQDGNVIQILPKARLREQQALAMEQRKQHTLNQPMLQQVFAPHHADVEELAAALKSAGTKLTSAQGYATVDKRTNRLIVHDNKDVLKQIAAWVAEMDLPIGQVEIEAHIVTINQDKLRELGVKWSAAEQTGESKIYHPTGISADLSVASATTKVGFNIARIDGRLLELELSALEQQQQLEIIASPRLMAAHQQPASIKQGTEIPYQVSSGESGATSIEFKEAVLGMEVTPTIQPHGNIRLKLRISQNMPGRSIQQTDGEVLAIDKQEIETVVAVKNGETLALGGIFQQHNKDSSDSVPLLGAIPLVGSLFRHDAKDHQRRELVVFITPRLIPVP; encoded by the coding sequence ATGCAATGGATGAGGGGATTACTTTTGATACTGGTGCTGCCGTTCGCAAGCCAGGCCGATAAAGGTATTTCGCTGGTGCTTGATGACGTGCCGATAACCCAGGTGTTGCAGGCGCTGGCTGAAGCTCAACGAGTTAACCTGCTGATTGCACCTGGAGTTGAAGGTGTGCTGTCGCTCAACTTAGTAAACGTACCGTGGAAGCAGGCATTTCAACTGGTACTCAACAGCGCTGAACTCAGCCAGCAGCAGGACGGGAATGTGATACAGATTCTGCCTAAGGCCCGCCTTCGGGAGCAGCAAGCGTTAGCGATGGAACAGCGCAAACAACACACACTCAACCAACCGATGTTGCAGCAAGTATTTGCTCCTCATCATGCTGACGTAGAAGAGTTAGCCGCAGCGCTGAAATCGGCGGGAACTAAACTGACAAGCGCCCAGGGCTATGCCACGGTAGATAAACGAACTAACCGGCTGATTGTGCATGACAATAAAGATGTCTTGAAACAGATTGCTGCCTGGGTTGCCGAAATGGATTTACCGATTGGGCAGGTAGAGATTGAAGCCCATATTGTGACGATCAACCAGGATAAGCTGCGTGAGCTGGGCGTGAAATGGTCAGCAGCGGAGCAAACTGGGGAAAGCAAAATCTACCACCCTACGGGAATCTCTGCCGATCTCTCCGTCGCAAGCGCAACCACAAAAGTCGGTTTCAATATTGCCCGCATTGATGGTCGGCTGTTAGAGCTAGAGCTATCCGCTCTGGAACAGCAGCAACAACTGGAGATTATTGCGAGTCCTCGCCTGATGGCGGCGCACCAGCAGCCTGCCAGTATTAAACAAGGTACTGAAATTCCTTATCAGGTATCTAGCGGTGAGAGCGGGGCGACCTCAATCGAATTTAAAGAGGCGGTTTTGGGGATGGAAGTCACGCCAACTATTCAGCCGCATGGCAACATTCGTTTAAAACTGCGTATTAGCCAAAACATGCCGGGTCGAAGTATTCAGCAGACTGATGGTGAAGTATTGGCAATAGACAAACAGGAGATAGAAACCGTAGTGGCGGTGAAAAACGGTGAAACCCTGGCTCTTGGCGGGATTTTCCAGCAGCACAATAAAGACAGCAGTGATAGCGTCCCTCTGCTGGGTGCCATCCCACTAGTGGGGAGTCTGTTTCGCCATGATGCTAAAGACCACCAACGCCGAGAGTTAGTGGTCTTTATTACACCGCGACTTATCCCTGTTCCGTAG
- the aroK gene encoding shikimate kinase AroK, producing the protein MAEKRNIFLVGPMGAGKSTIGRQLAQQLNMEFFDSDQEIEKRTGADVGWVFDVEGEDGFRDREEKIINELTEKQGIVLATGGGSVKSRETRNRLSARGVVVYLETTIEKQLARTQRDKKRPLLQVETPPREVLEALAQERNPLYEEIADVTIRTDDQSAKVVANQIIHMLESN; encoded by the coding sequence ATGGCAGAGAAACGCAATATCTTTCTGGTTGGGCCTATGGGTGCCGGCAAAAGCACTATTGGGCGTCAGTTAGCTCAGCAACTCAATATGGAATTTTTCGATTCTGATCAAGAGATTGAGAAACGTACCGGAGCTGATGTGGGCTGGGTATTCGACGTTGAAGGCGAAGACGGCTTCCGCGATCGCGAAGAAAAAATCATCAACGAACTCACTGAAAAACAGGGCATCGTGCTGGCAACTGGCGGCGGTTCTGTGAAGTCTCGTGAGACCCGTAACCGTCTCTCCGCCCGTGGAGTTGTGGTGTATCTTGAAACCACAATCGAAAAACAGCTTGCTCGTACACAGCGTGATAAAAAGCGCCCACTGCTGCAAGTTGAGACTCCACCGCGTGAAGTTCTTGAAGCATTAGCTCAAGAACGCAATCCTCTTTATGAAGAGATTGCTGATGTGACGATTCGCACCGACGACCAAAGTGCCAAAGTGGTTGCTAACCAGATTATTCATATGTTGGAAAGCAACTGA
- the aroB gene encoding 3-dehydroquinate synthase — translation MERLTVTLGERSYPITIAAGLFSDSASFGPLKAGDQTMLVTNETLAPLYLDKVRGVLEQAGVKVDSVILPDGEQFKSLAVLDTVFTALLEKPHGRDTTLIALGGGVVGDLTGFAAASYQRGVRFIQVPTTLLSQVDSSVGGKTAVNHPLGKNMIGAFYQPASVVVDLDCLNTLPARELASGLAEVIKYGIILDGEFFDWLEENLDALLALDGKALAWCIRRCCELKAEVVAADERESGLRALLNLGHTFGHAIEAEMGYGNWLHGEAVAAGMVMAARTAQRLGNFSEADVQRIIKLLQRAGLPVTGPKEMSADAYMPHMMRDKKVLAGDLRLVLPLAIGKSEVRGGVPHDVVLSAIADCQQA, via the coding sequence ATGGAGAGGTTAACAGTCACTCTCGGGGAACGTAGTTACCCTATCACCATTGCTGCTGGGTTATTTAGTGACTCGGCATCTTTTGGGCCGTTGAAAGCTGGCGACCAAACGATGCTGGTGACCAATGAAACCCTGGCGCCGCTCTACCTGGATAAGGTGCGTGGCGTGCTTGAGCAAGCGGGCGTTAAAGTCGATTCCGTCATCCTTCCGGATGGCGAACAATTTAAAAGCCTCGCAGTATTAGACACTGTCTTTACCGCGTTGCTTGAAAAGCCACACGGTCGTGACACGACACTCATCGCCCTTGGTGGCGGTGTCGTTGGTGACCTGACTGGCTTTGCTGCTGCGAGCTATCAACGTGGCGTGCGTTTTATTCAAGTTCCGACCACATTGCTTTCGCAAGTGGACTCTTCTGTTGGCGGAAAAACAGCCGTTAACCATCCTCTCGGTAAAAATATGATTGGTGCGTTCTACCAGCCGGCTTCGGTTGTGGTGGATCTCGACTGTCTGAATACTTTACCGGCGCGGGAGTTAGCATCTGGCCTGGCAGAAGTGATTAAGTACGGAATTATTCTCGACGGTGAATTCTTTGATTGGCTTGAAGAAAACCTGGACGCATTGCTTGCGCTTGATGGCAAAGCTTTGGCCTGGTGTATTCGTCGTTGTTGTGAGCTGAAAGCAGAAGTTGTTGCCGCTGACGAGCGCGAAAGCGGCTTACGTGCTTTACTGAATTTGGGTCACACCTTTGGTCACGCTATAGAAGCTGAAATGGGCTATGGCAACTGGCTGCATGGTGAAGCTGTTGCTGCTGGTATGGTAATGGCGGCGCGTACGGCACAGCGTCTTGGTAACTTCAGTGAAGCCGATGTTCAGCGAATCATCAAGCTGCTGCAACGTGCTGGGCTGCCAGTTACTGGGCCGAAAGAAATGTCAGCAGACGCGTATATGCCCCACATGATGCGTGACAAGAAAGTGTTGGCTGGTGATTTGCGTTTAGTGCTGCCACTGGCTATCGGGAAGAGTGAAGTGCGTGGCGGAGTGCCACACGATGTCGTTTTGTCCGCCATTGCTGACTGTCAGCAGGCTTAA
- the damX gene encoding cell division protein DamX, giving the protein MDEFKPEDELKPDPSDRRSGRTRRADERESEPQINVDDVELDADEPRPARSRRTRDEEEYESEDDLQVDAEERRPARARKKSAKQKVPVSRQHLMMGIGVLVLLLLIIGIGSALKAPSTTETADQTPGAEKNIDLSGAAGNTAEQTNGSTTAANQTENATNPQEVTLPAISSTPTDAQTQPVPQGQQRVEVPGDLNNALTQQSGQIDNVVSNSTLPTAPATVAAVAGSNSSTTAPRPVAKSEPTKQAAPRQERKTAVIEPQHKAQPAKQQPVAKSTVVAEPKPVVVAKRSEAVTAPAPTATAPAKAPVTATAPKATATETATSSAPKATTAAPVTAATGAVAGDAGAIKGAPGSHYTLQLSSSSNSANLNAWAKKENLQHYMVYQTVRNGQPWYVLVSGIYASKDEAKRAVATLPADVQAKNPWAKPIHQVQSDLK; this is encoded by the coding sequence ATGGATGAGTTTAAACCGGAAGATGAGCTGAAACCCGATCCCAGCGATCGTCGTTCAGGTCGTACCCGTAGAGCTGATGAGCGCGAGAGTGAGCCACAAATCAATGTCGATGATGTTGAATTAGATGCCGACGAGCCTCGTCCAGCGCGTTCCCGCCGTACTCGTGATGAAGAAGAGTATGAAAGTGAAGATGATCTTCAAGTTGATGCTGAAGAACGTCGTCCGGCGCGTGCTCGTAAAAAATCCGCTAAACAGAAAGTTCCGGTATCTCGCCAGCATCTGATGATGGGCATTGGTGTTCTAGTGCTGCTGCTATTAATCATTGGAATTGGCTCGGCGCTGAAAGCCCCTTCGACGACTGAAACTGCAGATCAGACACCTGGTGCTGAGAAAAACATCGATTTGTCTGGCGCTGCGGGCAACACCGCCGAACAGACTAATGGTTCGACAACTGCGGCCAATCAGACAGAAAATGCCACGAACCCACAAGAAGTGACTCTTCCTGCCATTTCTTCAACCCCTACCGACGCGCAAACTCAGCCTGTACCTCAGGGCCAGCAGCGTGTTGAAGTACCGGGTGATCTGAATAATGCACTGACTCAACAATCGGGCCAGATTGATAATGTCGTGAGCAATTCAACGTTGCCAACCGCGCCAGCTACAGTTGCGGCGGTTGCGGGTAGCAATAGCTCAACTACCGCTCCACGCCCGGTCGCGAAATCTGAACCAACGAAGCAAGCGGCACCACGTCAAGAACGTAAAACTGCTGTGATTGAGCCGCAACACAAAGCTCAACCGGCTAAGCAACAGCCGGTCGCGAAAAGCACGGTAGTCGCTGAACCAAAACCTGTGGTGGTTGCGAAACGTAGCGAAGCAGTGACGGCTCCAGCACCAACGGCGACCGCACCAGCTAAAGCACCGGTTACCGCAACTGCTCCAAAAGCCACGGCCACTGAGACAGCAACGTCTTCAGCACCGAAAGCCACGACAGCAGCCCCTGTGACTGCGGCCACTGGCGCGGTAGCGGGTGATGCTGGTGCAATCAAAGGCGCTCCTGGTAGCCATTACACTTTACAGCTCAGCTCATCTTCTAACTCAGCAAACTTGAATGCCTGGGCGAAGAAAGAGAATCTGCAACATTATATGGTCTACCAGACAGTACGAAATGGTCAGCCATGGTACGTGTTGGTTAGCGGTATCTACGCCAGCAAAGATGAGGCGAAACGTGCTGTTGCAACATTGCCAGCTGATGTGCAGGCCAAGAACCCATGGGCAAAACCTATCCATCAGGTTCAGTCTGATCTGAAGTGA
- the dam gene encoding adenine-specific DNA-methyltransferase, which yields MKKNRAFLKWAGGKYPLLEDIKKYLPKGDCLIEPFVGAGSVFLNTDYSRYILADINSDLINLYNIVKTRTDEYVEESRKLFTAAQNDEQAFYLNRTEFNLCKDEFRRALLFLYLNRHCYNGLCRYNLRGEFNVPFGRYIKPYFPEEELYHFAERAQNATFLCQSYDVSMANVTAGSVVYCDPPYAPLSATANFTAYHTDSFNMVQQQHLAQLAENLQGNHIPVLISNHDTELTRLWYQQAKLHVVQVRRSISRNGGKRNKVDELLALYKVGA from the coding sequence ATGAAAAAAAATCGCGCTTTTCTGAAATGGGCAGGGGGGAAATACCCCCTGCTCGAAGACATTAAAAAGTATCTGCCGAAAGGTGATTGTTTGATTGAGCCGTTTGTCGGTGCCGGCTCAGTTTTTCTGAATACTGATTACTCCCGTTATATCCTCGCAGATATTAATAGCGATCTGATTAACCTATACAACATCGTTAAAACCCGCACGGATGAGTACGTTGAGGAGTCCCGAAAACTCTTTACCGCTGCACAAAACGACGAACAAGCGTTCTATCTCAATCGAACTGAATTTAATCTGTGCAAAGATGAGTTCCGTCGTGCTTTGCTGTTTTTATATCTGAACCGCCATTGTTACAACGGCCTTTGTCGTTATAACCTACGGGGTGAATTCAATGTCCCGTTCGGCCGCTACATCAAACCCTACTTCCCGGAAGAAGAGTTGTATCATTTTGCCGAACGAGCACAAAACGCGACATTCCTGTGTCAGTCGTATGACGTCAGCATGGCGAATGTAACCGCGGGTTCTGTTGTCTATTGCGACCCGCCGTACGCGCCATTGTCTGCTACTGCTAACTTTACGGCGTATCACACTGATAGCTTTAATATGGTGCAGCAGCAACATCTGGCGCAGTTAGCGGAAAATTTGCAAGGAAATCACATCCCGGTTCTGATTTCTAACCATGATACAGAGCTCACCCGGTTGTGGTATCAGCAAGCCAAACTGCACGTGGTACAAGTGCGACGCAGTATTAGCCGGAATGGCGGAAAACGTAACAAGGTGGACGAACTGCTGGCGCTGTATAAAGTCGGTGCCTAA
- the rpe gene encoding ribulose-phosphate 3-epimerase, translated as MKQFLIAPSILSADFARLGEDTAAVLAAGADVVHFDVMDNHYVPNLTIGPMVLKALRDYGITAPIDVHLMVKPVDRIIPDFAAAGANIITFHPEASEHVDRSLQLIKEHGCKAGLVLNPATPLSCLDHVMDKLDVILLMSVNPGFGGQSFIPHTLEKLRQVRERIEASGYDIRLEVDGGVKADNIAEIAAAGADMFVAGSAIFSQPDYKAVIDRMRSELAKVSHG; from the coding sequence ATGAAACAGTTTTTGATTGCCCCATCAATCCTCTCAGCCGATTTTGCCCGCCTGGGTGAAGATACGGCTGCTGTGCTGGCTGCTGGTGCGGATGTCGTCCATTTTGATGTTATGGATAACCATTACGTTCCGAATCTCACCATCGGCCCGATGGTACTAAAAGCCCTGCGAGATTATGGGATTACCGCCCCTATTGATGTGCATCTGATGGTGAAACCCGTTGACCGTATTATTCCGGACTTCGCCGCTGCGGGTGCCAACATCATCACCTTCCATCCTGAAGCGTCCGAACATGTTGACCGTTCCCTGCAACTGATTAAAGAACACGGCTGCAAAGCAGGGCTGGTGCTAAATCCTGCAACGCCGCTGAGTTGTCTTGATCATGTGATGGATAAGCTGGATGTGATTTTGCTGATGTCCGTAAACCCAGGTTTCGGCGGGCAATCTTTCATTCCTCATACGCTGGAAAAATTGCGTCAGGTGCGTGAGCGCATTGAGGCTTCCGGTTATGACATCCGTCTGGAAGTTGACGGCGGCGTGAAAGCTGACAACATCGCTGAAATTGCCGCAGCAGGCGCTGATATGTTTGTTGCCGGTTCTGCGATTTTCAGTCAGCCAGATTACAAAGCTGTAATTGACCGTATGCGAAGTGAGTTGGCAAAGGTAAGTCATGGATAA
- a CDS encoding phosphoglycolate phosphatase, with amino-acid sequence MDKLNKIRGIAFDLDGTLVDTALGLTQAMDQTLYALELPTAGEDKVEKWIGNGADVLVKRALTWALKGEEPEADRCLIARKLFDTFYAETAEEGSFLFPEVANTLAVFAEKGLPMGLVTNKPTPFVLPMLERLGIAHYFKIIIGGDDVENKKPHPEALHKVMEQLNLSAEELLFVGDSRNDILAAQAAGCCSVGLTYGYNYGESIELSKPDYIFDHFNDLLPALGLSNKEHQESEHE; translated from the coding sequence ATGGATAAGTTAAATAAAATTCGCGGTATCGCCTTTGATTTAGACGGTACGCTGGTTGACACCGCGCTGGGTTTAACCCAGGCAATGGACCAGACGCTGTATGCCCTGGAGTTGCCAACGGCAGGTGAAGACAAAGTTGAAAAGTGGATCGGCAATGGTGCAGACGTGCTGGTTAAGCGTGCGCTGACCTGGGCGTTAAAAGGCGAAGAGCCAGAAGCCGACAGATGCCTCATCGCGCGTAAACTATTTGATACCTTCTATGCCGAAACGGCGGAAGAAGGCAGCTTCCTGTTCCCGGAAGTGGCTAACACACTGGCGGTATTCGCTGAAAAAGGCCTGCCGATGGGCCTGGTCACCAACAAACCGACGCCATTTGTGTTACCGATGCTGGAAAGGTTGGGTATCGCACATTACTTCAAAATCATTATTGGTGGCGACGATGTGGAGAATAAAAAACCGCATCCCGAAGCGCTGCACAAAGTGATGGAACAGTTGAATCTGAGCGCCGAAGAGTTGCTGTTTGTTGGCGATTCCCGCAATGACATTCTCGCAGCACAGGCAGCCGGATGTTGTTCCGTTGGCCTGACCTACGGCTACAACTACGGTGAATCCATCGAGTTGAGCAAACCAGACTACATATTTGACCATTTCAACGATTTATTGCCCGCATTAGGGCTCTCTAACAAAGAACATCAGGAATCAGAACATGAGTAA
- the trpS gene encoding tryptophan--tRNA ligase — protein sequence MSKPIVFSGAQPSGELTIGNYMGALRQWVHMQDDYDCIYCIVDQHAITARQDAAQLRKRTLDTLALYLACGIDPAKSTIFVQSHVPEHAQLGWVLNCYTYFGELSRMTQFKDKSSRYSENINAGLFDYPVLMAADILLYQTNLVPVGEDQKQHLELSRDIAARFNALYGDVFKVPEPFIPKSGARVMSLLEPTKKMSKSDDNRNNVIGLLEDPKAVVKKIKRAVTDSDEPPVVRYDTANKAGVSNMLDILAGVTGKSIPELEQQFEGKMYGHLKGEVADAVSGMLTELQERFHRFRNDEAYLQQVMKDGSEKARAHASATLKKVYEVIGFVAHP from the coding sequence ATGAGTAAGCCCATTGTCTTTAGTGGCGCACAGCCATCAGGTGAATTGACCATTGGTAACTACATGGGTGCGCTGCGTCAGTGGGTCCATATGCAAGATGATTACGATTGCATCTACTGTATCGTCGATCAGCATGCAATTACTGCGCGTCAGGATGCAGCACAACTGCGTAAACGGACGCTCGACACGCTGGCGCTGTATCTGGCTTGTGGTATTGACCCGGCTAAAAGCACCATCTTCGTACAATCCCACGTGCCAGAACATGCGCAGTTGGGTTGGGTGCTGAACTGCTATACCTATTTCGGCGAACTGAGCCGTATGACTCAGTTTAAAGACAAGTCTTCCCGTTATTCGGAAAACATTAACGCGGGTCTGTTTGATTATCCGGTGCTGATGGCCGCGGATATTCTGCTGTACCAAACCAATCTGGTCCCGGTCGGCGAAGATCAGAAACAACACCTGGAACTGAGCCGCGACATCGCTGCACGTTTCAATGCGTTGTATGGCGATGTGTTCAAAGTGCCTGAACCGTTTATTCCGAAATCTGGCGCGCGCGTGATGTCTCTGCTTGAGCCGACCAAGAAAATGTCTAAATCAGATGATAACCGCAACAACGTTATCGGCCTGCTGGAAGACCCGAAAGCGGTAGTGAAGAAAATCAAACGTGCGGTTACTGACTCTGATGAGCCGCCTGTTGTTCGTTACGACACCGCTAACAAAGCCGGTGTATCCAATATGTTGGATATTCTGGCGGGCGTGACAGGGAAATCTATCCCAGAACTTGAGCAGCAGTTTGAAGGCAAAATGTATGGTCATCTGAAAGGTGAAGTTGCTGATGCAGTTTCCGGCATGCTGACTGAGTTGCAGGAACGTTTCCACCGTTTCCGTAATGATGAAGCCTACTTGCAGCAAGTGATGAAAGACGGTTCCGAGAAAGCGCGTGCACATGCGAGCGCCACCTTGAAAAAAGTCTATGAGGTGATTGGGTTTGTAGCCCACCCGTAG